Proteins found in one Vallitalea guaymasensis genomic segment:
- a CDS encoding carbohydrate ABC transporter permease, producing MGNMKKNERKMIVLFMAPVVLIYLIFFLYPTIRTVHMSFFKVRNLASPASEWSFVGFKNYMDLTKNPLFVISYKNIMAILFIGGLGVFILAFFFAVVLQKMKTKKFFRAAIYLPNVITPVALVVMWTQYVFNSRFGFLKSFFGALGLDRLAAIPWTSPDWAFTSMMIAFCFGSVGYYMVIIMAAMDKIPKDFYECADLEGAGSFTKFFRITLPLMKDILRTAITFWCLGAINFFLWSRVFSGSGMDPKTLSPANLMFNMIFGGSKTQQVAEHINVGMGAAIGVTLCASVILVFVILNVVISKEKYEY from the coding sequence ATGGGAAATATGAAAAAAAATGAAAGAAAAATGATTGTGTTGTTCATGGCTCCTGTGGTACTGATTTATCTAATATTCTTTTTATATCCAACTATCCGTACTGTTCATATGTCTTTTTTCAAAGTAAGGAATCTGGCAAGTCCAGCAAGTGAATGGAGCTTCGTAGGATTCAAGAATTATATGGACCTGACTAAGAATCCTTTGTTTGTTATATCTTATAAAAATATAATGGCAATACTTTTCATAGGTGGATTAGGAGTTTTTATTTTAGCGTTTTTCTTTGCTGTAGTACTTCAGAAGATGAAGACCAAGAAATTCTTTAGAGCGGCTATATATCTGCCTAATGTCATAACACCAGTTGCATTGGTTGTAATGTGGACTCAATATGTATTCAATTCAAGATTTGGTTTCCTAAAAAGTTTTTTTGGAGCCCTTGGACTTGATAGGCTTGCAGCTATACCATGGACATCACCAGATTGGGCATTCACTTCAATGATGATAGCCTTTTGTTTCGGTTCTGTAGGTTATTATATGGTTATAATCATGGCTGCCATGGATAAGATACCTAAGGATTTTTATGAATGTGCTGATCTTGAAGGGGCAGGAAGTTTTACCAAATTCTTTCGCATTACACTGCCTCTGATGAAAGATATATTAAGGACTGCAATAACATTTTGGTGTCTAGGTGCAATTAACTTTTTCTTATGGTCAAGAGTTTTCAGTGGTTCAGGAATGGATCCAAAGACACTTAGTCCAGCAAACTTGATGTTCAATATGATATTCGGTGGCAGTAAGACCCAGCAGGTAGCTGAACATATCAATGTTGGAATGGGTGCGGCGATAGGTGTGACTCTCTGTGCATCAGTCATACTGGTTTTTGTCATTCTCAACGTTGTAATAAGCAAAGAAAAATATGAGTATTAA
- a CDS encoding ABC transporter substrate-binding protein — translation MNIKKIMALLLTTLLIMGTFVGCGNNKPKESSKTVDKNTEKENGSGEEAQEKESSLSGEVVYWSMWSENEPQAKILKGAIERFEKANPDVKVDVQWQGRGVRDLVIPAIEGGQKLDIFDSDPVGMYTSLGKSLLNLDELYSSPSISDPSKTLAETILPSLVKWDKSLADGVELNGHFSVPYAPYAVTWFYNKDHFEKAGIKSVPKTWEELDAACASLKEAGYKPITVDDAYYSMMFSYYLDRAITNDEVAKLVSDNTGESWDNPLVVQAIEAFEDFHKKGYFAPEIETNKYPAGQQQVALDEATMYFNGTWLPAEVSATTGPDFNWGQFTFPTVPNGKGKITDLTFGGQAFLANAKTDNKEATLELLKYFVDTKTQEAFAEEGLTACTVGTKWPDSIADAQAIVSEADKNINWGANLSGDFAEAIVVPEMVNVMIGKSTAKEFIEKMKKDAKTYAK, via the coding sequence ATGAATATCAAAAAAATAATGGCTTTGTTACTAACAACATTACTTATTATGGGTACTTTTGTTGGTTGCGGTAATAATAAGCCAAAAGAAAGTAGTAAAACAGTTGACAAGAATACAGAAAAAGAAAATGGTTCAGGTGAAGAAGCTCAGGAGAAAGAAAGTAGTTTAAGCGGCGAAGTTGTTTACTGGTCAATGTGGAGTGAAAATGAGCCACAAGCCAAGATATTAAAAGGTGCCATAGAGAGATTTGAAAAAGCTAACCCTGATGTGAAAGTAGATGTTCAATGGCAGGGAAGAGGTGTAAGAGATTTAGTAATACCAGCTATAGAAGGTGGTCAAAAACTGGATATATTTGATTCTGACCCAGTTGGTATGTATACATCTCTTGGAAAAAGCTTATTGAATCTAGATGAATTATACTCATCTCCATCTATCAGTGACCCATCAAAAACTTTAGCAGAAACTATTTTACCATCCTTAGTTAAATGGGATAAATCTTTAGCTGATGGCGTGGAATTAAATGGTCATTTCTCAGTTCCATATGCACCATATGCTGTAACATGGTTCTACAACAAAGACCATTTTGAAAAAGCAGGTATCAAAAGCGTACCTAAGACTTGGGAAGAACTGGATGCTGCATGTGCAAGTCTAAAAGAAGCAGGATACAAACCGATTACAGTGGATGATGCATATTATTCAATGATGTTCTCATATTACCTTGATAGAGCTATAACAAATGATGAAGTAGCAAAATTGGTATCTGACAATACTGGTGAAAGCTGGGATAACCCTCTAGTGGTTCAAGCTATAGAAGCCTTTGAAGATTTCCATAAAAAAGGATATTTTGCACCTGAGATTGAAACTAACAAATATCCTGCAGGACAACAGCAAGTTGCACTTGATGAAGCTACAATGTATTTCAATGGTACATGGTTACCAGCAGAAGTATCTGCAACAACAGGTCCTGACTTCAACTGGGGTCAATTCACATTCCCAACTGTACCTAATGGAAAAGGAAAAATAACAGACCTTACATTTGGTGGTCAAGCATTCTTGGCTAATGCTAAGACTGATAATAAAGAAGCCACACTTGAATTATTAAAATATTTTGTTGATACAAAAACACAGGAAGCATTCGCTGAAGAAGGTTTAACAGCTTGTACTGTTGGTACAAAATGGCCTGATTCTATTGCAGACGCACAAGCTATTGTTAGTGAAGCTGATAAAAACATTAACTGGGGTGCTAATTTGAGTGGAGATTTTGCAGAAGCTATAGTAGTTCCAGAAATGGTTAATGTCATGATTGGTAAATCAACAGCAAAAGAATTCATAGAGAAAATGAAAAAAGATGCAAAAACTTATGCAAAATAA
- a CDS encoding response regulator transcription factor, with the protein MYRILIVDDERLVIKSLKASIDWQEYGYSVIGEATSGKDALEFINKQKPDLVFTDIRMPEINGLELIKRGKRISGKTQFIVVSGYAEFAYAQKAMLYGAMGYCLKPFDDDEIINILKKVKAKLKVTTITNDYSLLDTTSKDNRESLIKILKENKVIDSYADNKVIILVSIGKNELEFSTSVSHVDFRLGPNKYVYIIPVDKRDYILSTLDISEDIKSVGISSIISIDENLNKYIENTTMAAYQFFITGKRDLYTTENIDYKDIDNLVRKLENSAGKKDINTINKTLDNISQLIKKADYNIKLLFRMYNVIMSLFYRIDGEYYERYIYNYEQLTGIFTSADDMIVYLRELLNSQLKLKPKYQPEKIKNKTFRDVLQYVNKNYCNDISIQSVSKKFVINPSYLSQMFRKEIKKTFTQYLTSLRMSDACELLKDTEYTINEIADKIGYNDYFYFAKTFKKFTGKTPGNYREEN; encoded by the coding sequence GTGTACAGAATATTAATTGTTGATGATGAAAGGTTAGTAATTAAAAGTCTAAAAGCTAGTATCGATTGGCAGGAATATGGTTATAGTGTAATTGGAGAAGCAACTTCGGGGAAAGATGCATTAGAGTTCATTAATAAGCAAAAACCAGACCTTGTTTTCACAGATATAAGAATGCCGGAGATCAATGGTCTTGAATTAATAAAACGAGGTAAACGTATATCAGGAAAAACCCAATTCATTGTAGTAAGTGGTTATGCAGAATTTGCTTATGCTCAGAAGGCTATGCTCTATGGTGCCATGGGTTATTGTCTGAAACCCTTTGACGATGATGAGATAATAAATATATTAAAAAAAGTTAAAGCAAAACTGAAAGTGACTACTATCACTAATGATTATTCACTGTTGGATACAACATCAAAAGATAATAGAGAAAGCCTTATCAAGATATTAAAAGAAAATAAAGTAATAGATTCATACGCTGATAATAAAGTAATAATATTAGTTTCCATTGGAAAAAACGAACTGGAATTTTCCACGAGTGTAAGTCATGTTGATTTTAGATTAGGACCTAATAAATACGTATATATCATTCCTGTTGATAAAAGAGATTATATATTAAGCACCTTAGATATATCAGAAGATATAAAATCAGTAGGTATCAGTTCAATAATATCTATAGATGAGAATTTGAATAAGTACATAGAGAATACCACCATGGCAGCATATCAATTTTTCATTACTGGTAAAAGAGATTTATATACCACTGAGAATATAGATTATAAGGATATAGATAACCTAGTCAGAAAACTGGAGAATAGTGCAGGAAAAAAAGATATAAACACTATTAATAAGACTCTGGATAACATTTCTCAGTTAATTAAAAAAGCAGATTATAATATAAAACTTCTATTTCGTATGTATAATGTAATAATGTCTTTGTTTTATAGGATTGACGGAGAATATTATGAGAGATATATCTATAACTATGAACAGCTGACAGGGATATTTACATCAGCTGATGATATGATTGTATATCTTAGGGAGTTACTTAATAGTCAGCTAAAACTGAAACCCAAGTACCAACCAGAGAAAATTAAAAATAAGACTTTTCGGGATGTACTGCAATATGTTAACAAAAATTATTGTAATGATATATCTATCCAAAGTGTGTCCAAGAAATTTGTAATCAATCCAAGCTATCTAAGTCAGATGTTCAGAAAAGAGATAAAAAAGACTTTTACTCAATATTTGACAAGCCTTAGAATGTCTGACGCATGTGAATTATTGAAGGATACAGAATATACCATTAATGAGATTGCAGATAAAATAGGGTACAATGATTACTTTTACTTTGCTAAGACCTTCAAGAAATTTACTGGTAAGACTCCAGGTAATTATAGAGAAGAAAATTAA
- a CDS encoding sensor histidine kinase: MKFLEKVSIKVQLFIIAITTILIIFFIILSVYTQINEVFTEKNGEYAKELIYQIEKKVDNNCDLVNHIVKNIAFNKIVQDYLLEEKLDDKYEIFKEVDKYVNNMMNLKEGIIDIAIKSSDGSIYYKKEGSNISADRDFILNDRVSIYYSGMEEYDDNKDYKKCFVVATNVFSIDPNRRYNENIGTIYLFLDVNSIVGNTEKILSKQTNTNLYLIDRNGKIFLSNDNRVDENVEELNLGEETFLDKVNDERYIVGMAKLPYIDGKIVSRIPKNELLYDISVIRNRQIMIIIIAFLILAIPFSITIRNIIRPLRKFKIFTAKINSGNMKGLKSKIDLGGYSEMVSVSHEFNSMMEEVNSLTHRLLNTSSKLYEAELETKQAELAYLRSQINPHFLYNTLESIKGIAADNEVPEIINMTKALGKVFKYSAKGLDTVLLEEEVKVVKSYIYIQLIRFENRFSVTYNISDEALLCNVPKMILQPIVENSIFYGLEPLREKGELTIDAKIDSEDNLIIVVEDNGKGMDDVSLTNIRKQLDNDDSSTLWENTRSIGLSNVNNRIRLRYGKGYGLTIDSEDDKGTKVTYKLPGKVK, translated from the coding sequence ATGAAATTCCTAGAGAAGGTTTCTATAAAAGTTCAACTATTCATAATTGCGATAACTACAATATTGATTATATTTTTTATTATCTTATCAGTGTATACTCAGATAAATGAAGTTTTTACAGAAAAAAATGGTGAATATGCAAAGGAATTGATATATCAGATTGAGAAAAAAGTAGATAATAATTGTGATTTAGTCAATCATATAGTCAAGAATATTGCTTTTAATAAGATAGTGCAAGATTATCTATTAGAGGAAAAATTAGATGATAAATATGAGATATTCAAAGAAGTTGATAAATATGTAAATAATATGATGAACTTGAAGGAAGGAATAATAGATATAGCTATCAAAAGTTCTGACGGGAGTATATATTATAAAAAAGAAGGCTCTAATATAAGTGCTGACAGAGATTTCATATTAAATGATAGAGTTTCTATATATTATAGCGGTATGGAAGAATATGATGATAATAAGGATTATAAAAAATGTTTTGTTGTAGCTACAAATGTTTTTTCCATAGATCCTAATAGAAGATATAATGAAAATATCGGGACCATATATTTATTTTTGGATGTAAATAGCATTGTTGGTAATACAGAAAAAATATTATCCAAGCAGACAAATACCAATCTATATCTAATCGACCGTAACGGAAAAATATTTTTGAGTAATGATAATAGGGTAGATGAGAATGTTGAAGAACTGAATCTGGGTGAAGAAACTTTTCTTGATAAAGTTAATGATGAAAGATACATAGTAGGTATGGCAAAACTGCCTTACATTGATGGTAAAATAGTAAGTAGAATACCAAAAAATGAGCTTTTGTATGATATTTCAGTGATTAGGAATAGACAGATAATGATAATAATCATTGCATTCTTGATTTTGGCAATACCTTTTTCAATTACCATACGAAATATTATAAGACCACTTAGAAAATTCAAGATATTCACAGCTAAGATTAATTCAGGTAATATGAAAGGACTAAAATCTAAAATCGATTTGGGTGGTTATAGTGAAATGGTATCTGTTTCCCATGAATTCAATTCCATGATGGAAGAGGTTAATAGCTTGACTCACAGGTTACTGAACACCAGTTCCAAACTATATGAAGCAGAGCTTGAGACTAAACAGGCAGAATTAGCATACCTAAGAAGTCAGATTAATCCGCATTTCTTATATAACACTCTAGAGTCCATTAAGGGTATTGCGGCAGATAATGAAGTACCAGAGATAATAAATATGACAAAAGCGTTGGGGAAAGTTTTTAAATATAGCGCTAAGGGATTGGACACGGTTTTATTAGAGGAAGAAGTAAAAGTTGTAAAATCTTATATTTACATACAACTCATACGTTTTGAGAACAGGTTTAGTGTTACATATAATATCAGTGATGAAGCCTTACTTTGTAATGTGCCAAAAATGATATTGCAGCCTATTGTTGAAAATTCCATTTTTTATGGATTAGAACCTCTGAGAGAAAAAGGGGAATTGACAATAGATGCAAAAATAGATTCAGAAGATAATCTGATAATTGTTGTAGAAGATAATGGAAAAGGTATGGATGATGTTTCATTAACCAATATCAGAAAACAATTAGATAATGATGATAGTTCTACATTATGGGAGAATACAAGAAGTATAGGACTTAGTAATGTTAATAACCGTATAAGACTAAGATATGGAAAAGGTTATGGTTTAACTATAGACAGTGAAGATGACAAAGGGACAAAGGTTACTTACAAACTACCAGGGAAGGTGAAATAG
- a CDS encoding extracellular solute-binding protein, with translation MHFFKQSIAVVLTFMIISTVLTGCAQSKETDIEKDVLQKISNPYEEKLEISISFWGIENSFRKGVDDALLKEVEEKFNVSFKVIPTAWSDWSEKYITYAASGELPDVFAHDIIGNSIYHNWIKEGLIRSIPEDLSKYPNVQKIFNQADAKKTKYVDGNYYMIPRQTYKSVNRWALDRVIMVRKDWMENLGISDPQNFEEFKAMLKAFVEDDPDNNGKDDTIGLVINNMNFAALLFLGSYPELSNIPRCWVKEDSKWMPAYANRKAIDAIGQLKELYQEGLLYKNFAIANTEDAKNKFAEGKAGVFFYGNSYNYIPDMWDRYNPDQNFLDAVKYLHMWPAPDGNIYKYTEATWWSESYFSSKCSDEKMERILAIYEWTLSEEGSLTCRLGIKGKDWDIKDGEIVITRPKDENGNFINMFEYYPSFEVLSNMAAWQQDIMYEKNALNNSICGEDVVDMSIREMAWHDNNAKIVNYNYDIVFMSTPAKDRLSRVNINDEIVKIILSEKSVEEAYNDMIDRLNENGLQEAINEVTAKAAQSGY, from the coding sequence ATGCATTTTTTTAAACAATCAATTGCTGTTGTTCTAACATTTATGATTATATCCACTGTACTAACAGGTTGTGCCCAAAGCAAAGAGACTGATATAGAAAAAGATGTCCTACAAAAAATTTCTAATCCATATGAAGAAAAACTAGAGATTTCAATTTCCTTCTGGGGTATTGAAAATTCTTTTAGAAAAGGTGTAGACGATGCTCTATTAAAAGAAGTTGAAGAAAAATTCAATGTATCCTTTAAAGTCATACCAACCGCTTGGTCTGATTGGAGTGAAAAGTATATAACCTACGCTGCATCTGGAGAATTACCTGATGTCTTTGCTCATGATATAATCGGTAATTCCATATATCATAATTGGATTAAGGAAGGACTTATAAGGTCAATTCCTGAGGATCTTAGCAAATACCCTAACGTTCAAAAAATATTTAATCAAGCTGATGCCAAAAAAACTAAATATGTTGATGGTAATTATTATATGATTCCAAGACAAACCTATAAGTCAGTTAATAGATGGGCACTTGATAGAGTAATCATGGTCAGAAAAGACTGGATGGAGAATCTAGGTATCAGTGATCCGCAGAATTTTGAAGAGTTCAAAGCAATGCTAAAAGCATTTGTTGAAGACGACCCAGACAATAATGGTAAGGATGATACTATAGGTCTTGTAATTAATAATATGAACTTTGCAGCGCTTCTTTTTCTAGGCAGCTACCCAGAATTAAGTAATATTCCAAGATGCTGGGTCAAAGAAGATTCAAAATGGATGCCTGCCTATGCTAACAGAAAAGCAATTGATGCCATTGGGCAGTTGAAAGAGCTTTACCAAGAAGGATTGCTTTACAAGAATTTTGCTATAGCTAATACAGAAGACGCAAAAAATAAATTTGCTGAAGGAAAAGCTGGCGTATTCTTCTATGGTAACTCCTACAATTATATTCCTGACATGTGGGATAGATATAACCCTGATCAAAATTTCCTTGATGCTGTAAAATACTTGCATATGTGGCCTGCTCCAGATGGCAATATCTATAAATACACAGAAGCTACATGGTGGTCAGAAAGCTATTTCAGTTCTAAATGCAGTGACGAGAAAATGGAAAGGATATTAGCTATCTATGAATGGACACTGTCTGAAGAAGGTTCATTGACTTGCAGATTAGGTATAAAAGGCAAAGATTGGGACATTAAAGATGGAGAAATAGTAATAACACGTCCAAAAGATGAAAATGGTAATTTTATAAATATGTTTGAATATTATCCATCTTTTGAAGTACTATCCAATATGGCGGCATGGCAACAGGATATAATGTATGAAAAAAATGCACTAAACAATTCTATATGCGGCGAGGATGTTGTAGATATGTCAATCAGAGAAATGGCATGGCATGATAATAACGCAAAAATAGTCAATTACAACTATGATATTGTTTTTATGTCTACTCCTGCCAAAGATAGATTATCTAGAGTTAATATAAATGATGAAATCGTTAAGATTATTTTAAGCGAAAAAAGCGTTGAGGAAGCTTATAATGATATGATTGATAGATTAAATGAAAATGGACTGCAAGAAGCTATAAACGAAGTTACAGCCAAAGCAGCCCAATCAGGTTATTGA
- a CDS encoding DUF6709 family protein: METPQFMKKYKKKKYIALLILAILLISGGMIVNKCLTSYEENTNNPTVINSTEDFEKAMDNNDYIEMEISDYIDLGSVTTERNGSKVSETYYIGININEKMLVVSVKEDEYHKLVNETSSSYLLRGTFSVITNNLRNTLEELLEDAISPEELKELMYEDFLSCETPFDALTSKILMLFFLFIFICVFIYILRKNSKSMRRLKKQYGSDFQVFCEKVDTEMKAPTALNKGSVIVTQNYIIANSPCTFFVMPINELMWVYKGVTRYYRIIEKSNITFVSSNKVKYQIASMNKRNIDNLIEHFSQDGHKCIVGYSEEIDKMFRKKPDTLVQQWKSDNSNNQ, translated from the coding sequence ATGGAAACACCGCAATTCATGAAGAAGTACAAGAAAAAGAAATACATAGCGCTTTTAATTTTAGCAATATTATTAATAAGTGGGGGTATGATAGTCAATAAGTGTTTGACATCATATGAAGAAAATACCAATAATCCAACTGTTATAAATAGCACTGAAGACTTTGAAAAAGCTATGGATAACAATGATTATATTGAGATGGAAATAAGTGATTATATTGATCTTGGTAGTGTTACAACTGAACGTAATGGTTCTAAGGTTTCAGAAACTTATTATATCGGAATTAATATTAATGAAAAAATGCTTGTCGTATCTGTAAAAGAGGATGAATATCATAAGTTGGTCAATGAGACTAGCTCATCATATTTACTCAGAGGGACATTCTCAGTAATTACTAATAATTTACGTAATACATTAGAAGAATTACTGGAAGATGCCATTTCTCCAGAAGAATTGAAGGAACTTATGTATGAAGACTTCTTATCTTGCGAAACACCTTTTGATGCACTTACATCAAAGATATTAATGTTATTTTTCTTATTCATATTCATTTGTGTATTCATATATATATTGCGTAAGAATTCTAAGAGTATGAGAAGGTTGAAAAAACAGTATGGTAGTGATTTCCAGGTGTTCTGTGAAAAAGTTGATACAGAGATGAAAGCTCCTACAGCATTAAATAAAGGTTCTGTCATTGTAACACAGAATTATATTATAGCTAATAGTCCTTGTACATTCTTTGTTATGCCTATAAACGAGTTAATGTGGGTATATAAAGGAGTAACAAGATATTATAGGATAATAGAAAAATCCAATATTACATTTGTGTCTTCCAATAAAGTTAAATACCAGATAGCATCAATGAATAAAAGAAACATTGATAATCTTATTGAGCATTTTTCTCAAGACGGTCACAAGTGTATCGTGGGTTATTCAGAAGAAATTGATAAAATGTTCAGGAAAAAACCAGATACTCTTGTTCAACAATGGAAGAGTGATAATAGTAATAATCAATAA
- a CDS encoding NAD-dependent epimerase/dehydratase family protein, whose amino-acid sequence MKILVLGGTRFFGVHLVNALVENGHDVTIATRGLTKDSFGEKVNRIVIERTSPDSLANVFGDKYYDVVCDNLAYCSNDVKYLLDNIKCGRYVMTSTASVYDKLHMGITESEFNPHTYELKWCSRMDYPYPEIKRQAECALFQEYSHFEAVAVRFPYVVGEDDYTERLYFYVKSILEENPMHIDCLDEEIPFIKSTEAGQLIAWIVEKDFTGTINGNNTGTITLHEIIDYVEKKTSKKAIYSMTGAEGPYNGVESFNLDTKHANDLGYDFPELREWIYNLLDYYIQINK is encoded by the coding sequence ATGAAAATACTAGTATTAGGAGGAACACGTTTTTTTGGAGTACATCTAGTTAATGCATTAGTAGAAAATGGACATGATGTAACAATAGCCACAAGAGGATTAACAAAAGATAGTTTTGGCGAAAAAGTCAATAGAATTGTTATTGAGCGTACAAGTCCAGATAGTTTAGCTAATGTATTTGGTGATAAATATTATGATGTTGTTTGTGATAACCTTGCTTATTGTTCCAATGATGTTAAATATCTTTTGGATAATATAAAATGTGGAAGATATGTTATGACATCAACGGCGTCAGTCTATGATAAACTGCATATGGGTATTACAGAAAGTGAATTCAACCCTCATACTTATGAACTCAAATGGTGCTCACGTATGGACTATCCTTATCCTGAGATAAAAAGACAAGCAGAATGCGCACTATTTCAGGAATACTCTCATTTTGAAGCTGTTGCAGTCAGATTTCCTTACGTAGTGGGAGAAGATGATTATACTGAACGATTGTATTTCTATGTTAAGAGCATCTTAGAAGAGAATCCTATGCATATTGATTGTCTGGATGAAGAAATACCATTCATAAAATCTACAGAAGCAGGACAGTTAATCGCATGGATAGTAGAGAAGGATTTCACTGGAACTATAAATGGCAATAATACAGGTACAATAACATTACACGAAATAATAGATTATGTAGAAAAGAAAACAAGTAAAAAAGCTATATATTCAATGACAGGTGCAGAAGGACCATATAATGGTGTGGAATCCTTTAATCTAGATACAAAACATGCAAATGATTTAGGATATGATTTTCCAGAATTACGTGAGTGGATATATAACTTATTAGATTACTATATACAAATAAATAAATAG
- a CDS encoding DUF3990 domain-containing protein, translating into MIVYHGSYCLVQNPNISFSREALDFGKGFYVTGIKEQAVNWTTKFKRRGKKGILNIYSLSIDKIKQNYMVKEFLKYDNEWLDFILQCRGRSTCYLEYDLIIGGIADDRVYNTIELYKDKLIDKAETLNRLQFYKPNHQICIINQDIINKYLVYKNSEEV; encoded by the coding sequence ATGATAGTATATCATGGTTCTTATTGTCTAGTGCAAAACCCTAATATATCTTTTTCTAGAGAAGCTTTAGATTTTGGTAAAGGATTCTATGTGACAGGTATTAAAGAGCAAGCAGTAAATTGGACTACTAAATTTAAAAGAAGAGGTAAAAAAGGAATTCTAAATATATATTCATTATCTATTGATAAAATAAAACAGAATTATATGGTAAAAGAATTTTTAAAATATGATAATGAATGGTTAGATTTTATATTACAGTGTAGAGGCAGAAGTACTTGTTATTTGGAATACGATCTGATTATAGGTGGAATAGCTGATGATAGAGTATATAATACTATAGAACTTTACAAAGATAAATTAATAGATAAAGCAGAAACTCTTAATAGATTACAATTTTATAAGCCTAATCATCAAATTTGTATAATAAATCAAGATATTATTAATAAATATTTAGTCTATAAAAATAGTGAGGAAGTGTAG
- a CDS encoding DUF3791 domain-containing protein — MDKKTLEFTIFCIESLAEQLGISPKVVYKLLNKDSNIIKNYIIPCYEPLHSQSKHYIVEDLIEVLNERGILK, encoded by the coding sequence ATGGATAAAAAAACATTAGAATTTACAATCTTTTGTATTGAAAGTTTAGCTGAACAATTAGGAATAAGTCCAAAAGTTGTTTATAAATTATTAAACAAGGATTCCAATATTATTAAAAATTATATTATACCTTGTTATGAACCTCTGCATTCTCAAAGTAAACATTATATAGTAGAAGATTTGATTGAAGTACTTAATGAGAGGGGAATATTAAAATGA